The genomic segment AGCACACACCAAGACTAAGCTCTTTTCTTCAGACTTTCTTAGGCAGTCACGCAGTCACCTGTAGTTATCGTGTTCATTCCTTTCGCACAGCAGGCATGAAGTCGCTGTGGGACTAAGCTATCTTCCATAGCAGACTATGCTTcttgcaacacagagaaatataCACGCAGACTGAGATGCCTTATGTCCATCATCACATTATCTTGCACCATTTAGTGTCCAGGCCTAGACTTGGTAAGGAAGTGTGAAGAGGTATATGAAATCAAACGCATTTATTTTCAGCAGTGAGCAGAACTGTGGCGATCAATGGCCTGATAACCATGAGAAGTGCCTTGGAAACCAACAGCGAAACAGAACCTACTACCCTCATGTTCCCTGTGAACAGATGTGTATTTGCAGACAGCCTCTTCTACAATCCCTTTGAGTTTTGTATGGTGTTGACACCGTTTGTGGGTGCACACCCAGTAAATCGGCATGCCTGACAGCAATGTCCGCCACCCATTAATTAGAAAAACTCAAGAGAATGCTCCACAGCGGACATGCAGCGTTTCACGAGGCCACAGGAAGAGACTGCATTTCCTCAGTAGGTGAAGTCACAAAGAATATTTCTTTAGAAACATAAGCAGAAtctgaaattatattttcatatagcATACGGtatgatttaatattttttattacttttacaaCTCCCAGAGTATTATTTGGAACtgcatgaaaaatttaaaaaaacaaaacaaaaaacaacttcaATCATGTTTTAGAGTCAGTGGACTGTAAGTGTGTGAGCACACCCGGGCTGATTTCATTCGTCCTTTGTATAAGTATAAAATAGTATCCCGATATTGTGTAATATGTAGATACTGTACATAAAGCACAAGTAATAAAGTATTTGTTATAAAATCAAATCTTCAAGGTGACTCTACCTCATAACAAGTTCATCACTGAAAACTCATGATTTATAAATCTATGAAGAGATGGTAATTATGGCAGAATGTCCCAGAATATAAAAGGCATAAGTAAATGAAATGCAAACACAATGAACTATCATAAAGGACAATaaatcagcattttttaaaaggagaagcTACTATACACTGGTGACATAATATCTGTAGACCTGATTTGGTAGTGAGTATTTCAAGTAAGGTTGCACCCATACTTCCCTATGACTGTGATCATGAAAATACTGTGAGGAAACTTACGAAGACTTCTAAGCAGACTTTTACGGACATACACACTGTGaacaatttgactggatccaAGTGAAAAAGACAAGCCAATTCAGCAATGCATTTCTCTGTTCATACGACCCCTAGTCTGGATAGAGCCATCAGGACATTGTTTGAGGACTGGTATTTAAGATATGTGTGTAAACATTAAGGACAACAAACTATGGGGATTTACTTGTTAACATAAAGAAAAAGCTTCCCCAGCTCCTGCCTCTGCCATCCCTCTTGGAGTGGTGGGGAAGCTGCCACGCTCATCCTTCAGGCACAAGGGGTCAGGACTCAACACCCCAACCTGAGACCCACACGCTGTGGAGGACCAGAGCCCATGACAGAGGGGAAGATGCCCTGACGGGGCAGCTGCTGCTCTAAGGGCACCCTATTTCTGGGTAGTGATCCACTTGGACCGTGGGTGAGAGCTGATCTGTGACAGATTTCGGGTCACTAAGTACGAATGGGGTAAAGACAGGGGGTCAAGCAAGCTGTCACTCATGCAGCCGCAGAGCACGGAGCGACTGGGGAGCCTGCGCCAAGGAGACGGCTGCTCCCCAGGCGGCGGGGTCCGGCGGCAGGCAGGCGGGCTCCTTCACATGGACATCACCATACGGGGAAGCCTCTACTTCCTGCTTCCTTACACTGGAGAGAGACATGCACGCACAGCAACGCAGACCATTTCAAAGGGACAATGAAGGCACTGCTTTCTAATTGCTCTTCACTCGTCAGTAAAAAGCAGACAGAAACCAGACTTATATCTTAGTTGAATTTTTATAGTTTCCCCAGCTTATTCTGAAAACAATCTTTCCTGACACAcatccatgtgaatttttgattAGTCATCTCACAGTGTACAGTATCTGCCCATAAATTAAGCCTGATATAGGAATATTTAACATGCTAACATTTAAGCATTCCAACATGAAAGAACTTCTTccgacttttcattttcttcccaccGAGGCTCATCTGTATTTGACATCAGGCTGTACATGCACATAAAGGCAGACTGACCATAAACTGCTCACAAGGGTCCTTCTTTCTGGATATAATAAAATTCCTGGTTCCAATGGGAGCAAATAAGCCCACTTCTGAGACAGGACCAGACAGACCAAAGAGGCAGCATGGCGGCTGGAGCAGCCCGAGGCCCCACCTCAGCACTCACGTGTACGCCGCGCTGGTGAGCGCTTCCTGCCGCGGCCCCAGGATGGGCCTGACATGGAGGGAGGCAGCGAGCAGGAGGCGCGTCTCCTTGTCATGGCCACAGACTGAGGGAAGAGGGGCAGCAGCCCCCCCTCCAAGTCTCCACAGGCCCAGGTGCTGACCTGGGCCTGACGGCGACATTTTACTTCATTATGTTCTATTTTGTTGCTCTATTTCACGTGTTCAATTACTTTTGTGACTGTGGCAAAGTGGGATGCTCAGCTAATCTAAGAACATTTAACGTCCCCATAAACTGTCTGaatcaaaaatgtttatttattctTCTGACAAATATAACTGACTTCCATCTACAATCAtgttttaaaagaagaaacactGTCACTGAAGGAACAGCTGTGACCCTGAGCCACAGAAGTCACTACACTCCGACGCAGGACCGGACGCGCAGCTGTGGGGCCGCCTAGAGGGCCTTCTCCAGGAAGGCTCTGCAGCACCTCGCGCACTGCTGGTACACCGTCTCAAAGTCGGAGTCGCTGCCCTGGAAGGACGGGGACAGGGAGACGCAGACCTGCATGAGGAGACGCCCCGGAGCGCCTTCCTCACATCCCCGCACCAGGACACACCTGGCGATCCTCAGCTGCCCCCACCCGAGTCCCGCTTGGAAAGGACGGCGGTACTCACGTAATAGGGGTCCTCGATAGTGAGCTGCTGCTGTGGATCGTAGCTCCCAAGCAGTTCGATTTTAGCTTTGCAGTTTTTAACTTGATTACGCTTCCTATTCAAATCTCTGTAAAATTGAAACACGAACTTAGTTTTCCAATCTATGGTTTCAAGGTAAACGGGGACATCTAGGATTTTATTAAACTTCCATAAAATCCCACAAAAGTGACCTGCTTTGAGAGGAAATCTGACAGACACTCCGCAGGCCTGCGTGCCCTCCACGCAGCTGCACCGCGGACTCTGTCTCAGGCAAGAGAACTTGCTCCAGGGACACAACCTCACAAACTTTACACAAAATACACACCCTTAAGTCAGACAATAACTAGGTTTACTTCTGTGAAATACATGTTGGAACAATCCAATCAAAAAGGTTCCGTTTCAGGGTTTCAACAAAGGTGACGGAATGGAGTTCAGAAGCCCAGTGAGCCAAGTCCCGAGGGGCTACCAACCCCACCCTGAGGCATCCTGACAGCACCTCACGCGGCGGGCCTTGCGATCCAACCGCTTCCCTGCTTCTGCCCCCCGAGCCCTGCCCCAGGCCGAGGGCCCCACATTCCTGGCCTCTCCCACCTTCAGCTCTCATGCTGCCACAAAAGGAAAAGCAAACCTCACTAAGCCACTTTAGCTTAACTTGGCCACCCGTCCGCTCAGTTAACCAATCTAAGCAGCACGATGGGTTTGGGCACCATgcttggtgggggtgggagagccCGACGGAAACCTGGCTGGGCCTCAGGGCCAAGAGCAGTGACGGCAGGGACACGAGGAACAGTCAGGGGCCGACGGGCCGAGCAGGAGGGACTGAGGAGCAGGGCGCTCCCCGAGGGCCACACACAGGAACACGGCCCCGAGGGCCAACTGGGTCAGAGACCCCCCCTAATGACCAGAGTGCCACAGAGCTTCCCAACAAGACGGTGCTGGTAATTCCTGCAATTAGTGAGAAAGGTGAGCACAGAACAGCAACCGAAGAACAGAAAGAGCAAATGTGTGTATTTTACTGAAGTTCCTGACTAACAAAAGTGAAAGTAAAGCTGCTGCATCCACACCGTCCTCCCCTAGAAAGGCAACTGAAACCAAACGCTTCTGTTCATCGGACACATGGATGCCGTGCGGGTGCTGGCGGCCCTCCAGATGCGCTCCCCACATACTAAGCAGTAAACTGTGGTGAGCAGCCGGTGTCCTGGTCTTACAACTGGGACATCATCTCAGCTTCCACTTGGTCACACGAGCTGAGTCGGCCTCTAGATTTGTGACATGCGTTGTATTCCCTCATTTTCGGCATGATCACATTGTAGCACACTGTTTCTCTCTAAGGTCTAGTGCTCTTTTAGTCACCTAGTCCCCACCAGACCGTAAATGCTATGGGGGTAGGCAGCATGAAAACAGTGACATCACTGACGTAAAGCCACCATGTACATGTGCCCTGGGCTCAAAAGCACATGTGATGTGAGAGGACAGGTGGTGAGTGTGGCTTGATGTCCCTGTGGAGCCACAGCTGAAATCCCACAGCACACCCACTAACCCTGTGGATGTGGGCACATAGCTCTGTGCCTCCTATTCCTCCGACAGACGGGGTGACAGGCAAACTCACAGAAGCAGGACCAGTGGCCACAGTGCACAGAGGTCAGCCGTTCTCAGCCAACGTCCGCATCTGTCAGTTCTGTCTTTCTATCAGTTAAGGGAATCCACAATTTAAATGGAGTGAAAAGGTTTCTTTCTGGTCAGTCTTCGTGTTTTCGGGGGAAGGGGCAGCAGGAATGTGGAGTAATGATGACCACCTGCTGGCCGTGCATCGCCAAACCGCGCGCGTCAGCTGCCGCCCTGCCGGGTGCTGCCCGCGACCACCCCGCCCCAGACGGGGCCACACTCCGCAGACGGCCGTTCCTCAGCACGCCTCTTCGTAAGCACCCCCATAAAACAACTCCAGGCTACTCCCCGGACTGCTTACTATTCGAAATAAACAGTTCTGTATATTGGGATCGTTACTATCTACTAAAACTTTAAGATGATAGAGTCATTTTGACAACCAAGTTCTTGACTACTACTTTCACTACTGAACTAAGAATCACACAGAAATATACCCTTTAAAAATTGTGATTACCTCAGATTGCTTTCATCCATACATAGTATATAATCAAATGTAGCAAAGTCTTCTTTGGTAACCTAAAATGATACGGGAAGTGAAAACAGTGTATATATTCATACCAGTCAAGCCTATAGGATCAGAAGTAATactaaaagaaaaaccaaatcaGCTATATTTTAATCTGTTAATCACAAATTAATTAAACGATTTAGGATACTTCAAAGTTAAGACAAAGGCAACCTATTTCCTAAAACTGTATTGCaaagatatttttattctatAAAGCTACTTGGAATAATCATAAAATAGTATAATGCATAGATGCAAAGTTTATACTTCATCTGCAATTTCTTAGTAACAAAGTATAATTCAGTTAGCACCTTAAAATGTCACACATTTACtgccttttattattttactctaCAATCACTTAATATTCAGCCCCTGGTAACATACCCCAAACTAAACAGACAGAGAAGGCTTCCCTCCTACGCAGAGCGGCTGCGGTGGGAAGTAAAGTAGGGGACAGGAGTtgtgggggaaggaggaaggggaggctccAAGTAGGGGCTCAGGGAGGGTTTACTAAGAAGGAAACTATGAGTAACTGAATGTGGCTCTTCCTTCTTTATGGAATATCCCAAatttgaacatgacacagaagaCGGTGTCACTCACTGTTACTGATTCTAACCCGAAACCTTATCATTGTTCTCTGAcattataatttacaaatataaaccCACTAcaatacaaatgaaaaattattttatgatttttgacAATTATAACTAAGAGAGGAATGGAAACATGCCACAGAATGCAGATGGAAATCATTTCTAAGAACGTAACTTATAATCTTCCTCATTAAAAACCCTCTGAAATATGGCCATATAATAAAACTACAAAGATACTGAAAACCTACTCGCACAGATTAGCGTCGTTGTGTATAACACTCAGTGTGGCAAAGGAACAACAGACGTCCTCACTGTTCTGTTAGAAAGGAGTGGCTCTCGCTCTTAGTGTGTATTAACTTAGAGAGCATTGAGCTATATTTTGTTAATGATCCCAAAGGACTAGcttattttaaaatccattaGAACAAATATTATGAACTATTTCCCCAAATTAGTTGCACAAGAAATAtcctaaaaattaaaactggattaaaaattaaacattgctTTTAATTTTGGAATGACTACAATTATGGATCTTAAAGACAGTGATGCTATCTATGAAACCATGATGATGTTTAGATGTTAAAGTAATTGGCAAAGGATAGGAAGTTATAATTAACATCTTATAAAGAATGCACAGCAAAGGATTTCCACTGTAGCTAGCAATGAAATAGCTCGTGGCAAACCAACCCTCGTGCCAGAAACAAGTAGAAATGCCCATGAAAACTTGTGAGACGTGGACGTGGGGCCAAAATCCCAAAAGAGGCACAGTTCAAGCTGCCAGGCAGCCAGACACTTTGAATGGATCCCTTACCCCACACGACTTCAACTGCATGGACCCCCTGGGAACTGCACTTCAGGGTCCAGGGCAACCATTCCCACAGAAGGGGGCAGGGACTGCCATGGTGCAGGGGGCTGTCCGACATCTGGTGGGTGGAGACCATGGATGCTGCTCCACATCCCACAGGCACAGGATGCCCCAGGACAAAGAACAAtctggcctccagtgcctgcagtGCAGAGGCACCAGAGGCCACGGCCACTCCTGATGCTGGAGAGAAAAACTGGAGGTAAGGCTGGCAAGACAGCCAGAACTGGGAGAGGAAAGACCCAGGAGGAAGGGAGCCTGGCACCCACACATTTCTCCTTAAAGCATTTACCAAGGGCTTAAATTATTTGGGGAGGAAACTGAGAAGCCGAGAGGAAGGCTGCCTGACTCGgtgaggaagaaacaaaaatcctATTCGGATGCTGCCCCGCAGGAGGAGCCCTATCTACTCCACAGCCTGGGCATCAGGCAGGAGTCCTCGAGGGTCACCCAAGAGGGGGCCCAGACCCACACAGCCCAAGCCTCACAAAGCCAGGGCCAGTCagttaaaaggatggaaaaaaggtaaaaaagctTAAGAAATTTATGCTCGAAATACGTTAAGCTGAATctcagaagagaatgagaaggaaATATGAACAGAGAGCAGTCCAGAATTTTCCAAAACTGATGAAAAAGGCACAAATTCAGGAAGCAAACTTTGGCCTACCACAGTAAAACCACTGAAAACTAAATACAAAAACGAACATctaaagacagccagagaaagCGACAGAAAATGTCTAAAGACAATGAAAAGACAACTGATTGGATTAACGCTTCCAAATGACTGAAGCAGAAATACTACCCTTATGGGTAAGCTTTCCAAGAGACCAGAATAAAGAGGAGCACTGCTCCACCTGCTGCATGAGGGCTACGCAGCCTGACGCCCTGAGACCCGGGGTGCTACGGCCCGACACCCTGGGACCCAGGGTGCATACGGCCCGATGTCCTGGGACCCATGCCCTGGGACCCGGGGTGCATACGGCCCAACGCCCTGGGACCTGGAGTGCGTACGGCCCGACGCCCTGGGACCCGATGCCCTGGGACCCGGGGTGCATACAGCCCAACGCCCTGGGACCCGACGCCCTGGGACCCAGGGTGCGTACGGCCCAACGCCCTGGAACCCGGGGTGCGTACGGCCTGACGCTGTGTGATGCTGGACGTATATCCAGTGGAACCGTACACAAGTGTTCACAAATGACACATACCCAAATAGTCACAGTGGCACTCagccccaaactagaaacaactcaaatgtccgtCAGGAGCAGGCTGGATAAATAAGCTGTAGTCTGTGAAATGGTCCTGAATCCAGCACTGAGAATGAGTGAGCCTCTGCTACGAGCAACGACACGGAGCATCTCACCCTGGAACAGGGCTGACAGGAGGAGTGCAGACTGCATGGTTCAACTGTCACAGAGCTAAAAAGGGAGAAGGGTTTTTAGTGGTGACTTCCAGAGCAGAGGGAGTGGTGGTGCTCGTCACGCTGTAAAAATGTGCTGAGAGCACACTGACAGCCTTGCCCACATCAAAGGACATTCAGTGAAAAGGAGAAGAATGCGTGAGGAACCCCACAGGACTAACCAGGGTGAGAGTTCAGACTCCAGAGAACCAAGCGCATGcattagaaagaagaagaagcaCCCTAACCATAATTTACTTATTAAACCCAGTTTGAAAGTATTGggaaaactaaaattttaagaaatacaataGGATAATTCTCATACAAATTGTGACAATTACAAAAAAGAAGACTTCTAAGCATTTGCAAGATGCTACAATAACAGAGATCTCACATGATCTCATGCATAACCTTATCTTACtagtactttgaaaaaaaaaagttgtggaaaatttcttaaaagcagcacagaaaaggaaaaagcaaacacAGATTATATGGAAATACTACTTCTAAAACTGGGAATTACAAATGATCTTAAAAAACAGTAAGTTTCTAGCTTTGGTTTTCTTAAGGCATGTGCATTTAATATACTTCATTTGTACTCACTTTATTATATACTTAGTGTATGAAAAATAATCTgatcttaaaaacagaaaacacatgaTTGCTCATAACTGAAGGACTATTCAAAATATATctacatttcttaaaaaatagaaagcaGAAATTGGCAAGGTATGCAAAACCCCACcaaaattaaaatggacaaaTGATACAAAAAATGTTCAGTATTCTGTCCAATGAAAATTCCATTTAACAAAGGATCAGGTCCTTAAGGTAGTTAATTTAAATAGTAAATTGTTAACATGAAGAGTTGTCTCATGTAGCCATAAATCAGAAGTTCATAGATCTCAGAGTAAGTTTATCTAAGTAAAAAAAACTGTATTACTCATTTGaggcattaattcatttaaagcgTCTGGCAATTTTGTTTTGTGAATTTTCTGACTCACACctctatacatttttattaagacAAACAAACCTCTGATCAAATCCAAATTCTACCATTCTGAAGCTGGCTAATCTTTGGGAAGTTATTTATTTTCTCCCCAGAATTTAGTTTCTTGATTTGCAAAATGGGTTTACCAACTACTTCCTTGCCTAACTCCCTTACCAACTAACTCCCTCCTGAAGTAACGGAGAGGATAAAAACTGAgatgatcaaaattaaaaatgtgataCTGTGTGGCAAAGCAATCTGAAAGTTTTATGGAAGGATGAGATTTAGTACAGTGATAATTACAGCATCTTCCTCCAGGTGTACAAGTCCTGAGTCAGGCACCACCACCACAGGTCTCCCACTGCCATCCACATCATTAACTACAATCACCTTACATATACCACCCATTATAAATGTGTCATGTATTTGACAACTGGTTTTCAAAATATTCAGCTTCTCGATTCGGGGGCCACAGAAACTCATCTCTGGACATGGCCTGCTGCTCAGGCACTCCGTGGCCTTGCTTGGCCTACAGTCTGTACACTTCCTTAGGTTAGATATAAAAGTTAGTTAGAAGCTTTTAACCCCATCTTTACAAAATCCAACTGAATCTCCATAAAATAATCACATCGATCAAAATAACAATATATGAGGGCTTCTGTATCAGAAACAAAGCCAGTTTCTTTAGAAGTTACTCCCTGTGGCTGTAGAAGGTTCCAGAGCATGCACCTGCCCATGGGCTCCCATATCTCATTAAGAATGTTGGGCCAAAAACCCCTCCATCCCCTGTGGTTGTACAGGAGCCTAGAACCCTGCAGTCCAGTAAGGTGCCCACAGCGCTGGCGGGACTatataaatgagataaaatttaaaattcagtcccTTGGTAACACTGACCTTATTTCAAGTGTGCAAGAGCCAGGCGCCATGAGCAGATACCACACAGCATGTGCCCCTGGCAGCACTCCAGAATCCAACCCTAGAATGATGACTGCTGGGTGCAGGCTAGCCATATATTTCTAAGGCACTTTGCAGatgaaaatacattttgtatATATTACAGAACTTTATTCTAGCAACAAGGTTGTAATGTAAGCAAACTAGTCACCATGGTTTAAATGTGTAAAAGGCACACAGATAGAAATACAAAGGAGACTACAACTCAGGTCTTCCGGCTTTTAGCCAGACTCTCTCCACTACAGTTTATGTAATTATATGTACATTTTAATAAGTAAATTTCTTATTGCAAGTCACTCAGAATTGCGGAGTCAGTAGTGaaacaaaacatgaaaacaaaacaccGTGGCTAGTTAAGGTGACCCTAAATAAACACACTCCTAACATGCATATCTGATTAAGCCTCTCTCTATTTCTCAAGTTACAGGACTAGATATATTAGAAATTGAACAAGATCTCTTCTACCTGTCTTGCTTTATGGGCTGTGTTAATGCCATGATTTCTTAGGCAGCTCACAGCTCTTGGATCTGGGGACCGGCCCACGTTCCAGTCAGAAACAGCGCCGCTGTCAATGACCCACTGCAACACAAAACACACGCGTGCGCCTTCAAGTTCAAGCACAGTACCTGCCGGGCAACGTGATTCATGGGAATGCCATGCTTCCTCATGCAATCCTGCCCTCGGTAATCTGGAGGGTTTCCTATTTCATACGTGGATGTCGCTGCACTGTCTATCCTCCActgcaggagaaaaaaagaagttttttCACAATTTCCTGCCCCAAAGGTTTTTGGGCAGCCTCTTTAAGACAGTGAACGGTACTTACGTTATCTGAGACATTTTGGTCAGTTACAAGTTTTCTGAAAACTGCTTCTGCAATAGGTGATCGACAGATGTTACCTTGaaaaaaggggagggagggcagaaagTGAGTGTCAGGGCTGATGGAAGGGGCTGCACTTGCGATCCACAAACTGGTTGGCACCCCTGGCACTGTGCTAGTGCTCCCCTGGGAAGGCACGTTATTGTCCCATCAGGACATGGAGCACCCATGGACCACAGTCCCCCAAATCCAAGTTCAACACCTTGAGTCCAAAGTACAAAAGGCAAAGACATCAGATAAACATGAACCAAATATTAACCAAATCATGCTTTTTGAGGTTGTTAGCAATGACCCAGAAGTGAGTCATGAAATCAATGAACAGGGTTGCCACCAGATCACTTCAAGAGttacaaatatgaattttcaaGCATACTGCAAGTAAGGATAAATGCTAGGAGGGCTCTAAACAAGAAGGGCAGATGCTAGAAGAGCTCCAAACAAGAAGCTTTCTGGTCCTCAGGGATGCCTCACCTCCTGTCATCCACATGTGACTATACTCAGAGCCCTGAAAAGCTAGGAGGCTCACCGGAGCCCCAGTGCCCTGGGTTTACTGGGTTTACTAACTAGGCATGACTGCATTTGACAGCAGGCCCATAGTCCAATCAACCTCCAGCACCAGCCATCTCGGCATCCAGCCTGTAAGGGCCTTCCTGGCATGAGCCTCTCCTATCACTCCTAGGGAACTCCAAGGGATATGGAGGTTACCCTCCAGGGGCCAGGGCAAAGGGCAGACTTTCCATTAGGTGGACAGAGTCCTCAAGGGAAAAGGCAAGACAAGAAAATTCTTCTCTCAGAATATTTCTACCACGTGCCAAGCAATGTATTTATTGGTGACACAGAATTAGCTctaacaaaacaagaaaacaaatgctgataGACAAGCAATACACTATGGGAGCAATCACTCCACGCCAACGAAGACAGCTGTTATGTTGGTGCAGAGCTAAAAGAGGCCTCACCCTGCACAAATAATTATGATTAACTATGAAATAAGAGTGCAGTCTTCCCACAAGACAAAAGCCTGCATTATTTACTGCCTTAGAGTTACAGCATATTCATCCacatttattttttcccagaTATATTTCCAGCAggatgtgtgtatacatgtagaCAGAAAGAAAACTCCCTACTACAAACATGAGAGGTGAAGTCACAGCACCTGTAAGATCAACAGGGTTAAGATCCCTCCCTGCCTGCTTATCACTAGCCCTCTTGACTTCAAAAGTTGGTGTACCCAAATtatcacataattttaaaaagcagtgcaTCAGAAAAGCACAGTATTTCAGGTTTCATCTCTGGAAAAGTTCTAAAAGCTTGAAGTGTTATCTTCAGATTTCTTTAGAAAAAAGTTTCAAATTTGAAGTCTCAAGTTCGCTTTTCCCAAATTAGGCAGCATAATCCTCTTACTCAACACCTTCATCCCAAGGTTGGAAACTCATAAATCATGTCCGCACGGGGTAGGGGCTCTGTCATTGCCAAGCATGCATGCTCAACACCTAATACGGCATGTGGCATCtatcaagtgctcaataaactcATCAGCTGTAGGACAAAGGCGATGTAACACCCCTGGTACACTGTCATCTCCAGCAGCGCCAGCAGAAGGGCTGATGAGCGGCACACATTCCACAGTATGTCTCTACCttacagaaatataaaacacCTAACAGTCTTGCCAAAATAAGGAGTTCAGGTTTCTGCCAGTAGCCTTACCAATGGAAAACACTCTACAATTCAGTTTGAAAAGGGTCCAAAGAAAATGCCTGGAGGAATAAAATTTTTGCATTTCAAAAACACACCACTCTTATTGTCCTATGTACAGGCTGCCATGTGAAATGGCACACGTCGACCTCTC from the Manis pentadactyla isolate mManPen7 chromosome 2, mManPen7.hap1, whole genome shotgun sequence genome contains:
- the ACP1 gene encoding low molecular weight phosphotyrosine protein phosphatase isoform X2, whose amino-acid sequence is MAERVPKSVLFVCLGNICRSPIAEAVFRKLVTDQNVSDNWVIDSGAVSDWNVGRSPDPRAVSCLRNHGINTAHKARQVTKEDFATFDYILCMDESNLRDLNRKRNQVKNCKAKIELLGSYDPQQQLTIEDPYYGSDSDFETVYQQCARCCRAFLEKAL
- the ACP1 gene encoding low molecular weight phosphotyrosine protein phosphatase isoform X1 → MAERVPKSVLFVCLGNICRSPIAEAVFRKLVTDQNVSDNWRIDSAATSTYEIGNPPDYRGQDCMRKHGIPMNHVARQVTKEDFATFDYILCMDESNLRDLNRKRNQVKNCKAKIELLGSYDPQQQLTIEDPYYGSDSDFETVYQQCARCCRAFLEKAL